The Flavobacterium commune genome contains a region encoding:
- a CDS encoding AIR synthase related protein has protein sequence MSSDTSKRYAQRGVSASKEDVHNAIKNIDKGLFPQAFCKIVPDYLTQDDDYCLIMHADGAGTKSSLAYMYWKETGDISVWKGIAQDALIMNIDDLLCVGATDNILLSSTIGRNKNLIPAEVISAIINGTEELIQELASFGVSIHSTGGETADVGDIVRTIIVDSTVTARMKRSKVIDNANIQAGDVIVGLESFGQASYEKSYNGGMGSNGLTSARHDVFGKYLATKYPESYDAAVPEELIYSGQVQLTDAVENSPIDAGQLVLSPTRTYAPIIKKILDQYSSNEIHGMVHCSGGAQTKILHFVDNLHIIKDNLLPVPPLFKLIQEQSKTDWKEMYQVFNCGHRMEIYVPEAVAQDIIAISKSFNVNAQIVGRVEAADTKKLTISSEYGTFEY, from the coding sequence ATGAGTTCAGATACTTCAAAAAGATATGCGCAACGTGGTGTTTCGGCATCCAAAGAAGATGTACACAATGCTATAAAAAATATAGATAAAGGATTATTTCCTCAGGCATTTTGTAAAATTGTCCCTGATTATCTAACCCAAGACGATGATTATTGTCTTATCATGCATGCCGATGGAGCGGGAACTAAATCCTCATTGGCTTACATGTATTGGAAAGAAACAGGGGATATTTCGGTTTGGAAAGGCATTGCTCAGGATGCGTTAATCATGAATATTGACGATTTATTATGTGTAGGAGCAACGGATAATATTTTACTTTCTTCAACAATTGGAAGAAATAAAAATCTAATTCCAGCCGAAGTAATTTCGGCAATTATCAACGGAACTGAAGAATTAATTCAAGAGTTGGCTTCTTTTGGAGTTAGTATTCATTCTACTGGTGGAGAAACTGCCGATGTGGGTGATATCGTTCGTACAATTATTGTGGATTCTACCGTTACGGCTCGCATGAAACGTTCTAAGGTAATTGACAATGCTAATATCCAGGCAGGTGATGTAATCGTTGGATTGGAATCTTTCGGTCAGGCTTCTTATGAAAAAAGCTATAATGGCGGAATGGGAAGTAACGGCTTGACATCGGCCCGTCATGATGTTTTCGGGAAATATTTGGCAACAAAATATCCTGAAAGTTACGATGCTGCTGTTCCTGAAGAATTAATTTACTCAGGTCAGGTACAATTGACTGATGCAGTAGAAAATTCACCAATCGATGCCGGACAATTAGTGCTTTCGCCAACACGTACTTATGCACCCATTATCAAGAAAATTTTAGACCAATATTCTTCGAATGAAATTCACGGAATGGTTCACTGTAGTGGTGGAGCGCAAACTAAGATTTTACATTTTGTAGATAATTTACATATTATAAAAGACAATTTATTACCAGTTCCTCCATTGTTCAAGTTAATTCAGGAACAATCAAAAACGGATTGGAAAGAAATGTATCAGGTTTTCAACTGTGGACATCGTATGGAAATTTATGTTCCTGAAGCCGTTGCACAGGATATTATTGCGATTTCAAAATCGTTCAATGTTAATGCGCAAATTGTAGGTCGCGTTGAAGCTGCTGATACTAAGAAATTGACTATTTCCAGCGAATACGGTACTTTCGAATATTAA
- a CDS encoding DUF4242 domain-containing protein — translation MPKYVIERDLPDAGKLNAEQLKGISKTSCEVLNKMGPDIQWVNSFVTTDKIYCVYIAQNEEMIREHAKLGGFPVNSVSKVSTIIDPTTSE, via the coding sequence ATGCCAAAATATGTAATTGAAAGAGACTTACCAGATGCAGGCAAACTTAACGCAGAACAGCTAAAAGGTATTTCAAAAACTTCCTGCGAGGTATTAAACAAAATGGGACCTGATATTCAATGGGTAAACAGTTTTGTAACAACAGACAAAATCTATTGTGTTTATATTGCTCAGAATGAAGAAATGATTCGCGAGCATGCCAAACTAGGCGGATTTCCAGTAAATTCAGTAAGCAAAGTATCCACAATTATTGACCCAACGACTTCTGAATGA
- a CDS encoding glutamine synthetase III family protein, translating to MSTIRFQALREASNRKAVHFEETNRKSSIFGTNVFNEKAMKQYLTSDAFKAVQGAIEHGTKIDRKLADYIAMGMKEWALAKGVTHYTHWFQPLTGTTAEKHDAFFETSFDGSDPVEKFGGAQLVQQEPDASSFPNGGIRNTFEARGYTAWDPTSPAFIYGTTLCIPTVFISYTGEALDNKIPLLRALAVMDEAATEVCRYFDKNVKKVTATLGWEQEYFLVDKALAHSRPDLMMTGRTLLGHTSAKGQQLDDHYFGSIPTRALTYMRDLEQECMLLGIPVKTRHNEVAPNQFELAPIFEETNLAVDHNCLLMDIMQKVAERHDFKVLLHEKPFKGVNGSGKHNNWSLATDTGVNLLSPSKTPMSNLQFLTFFINTIKAVNDYEELLRASIATASNDHRLGANEAPPAIISVFIGEQLTKVLAELESVTTGKLSPEEKTDLKLNVVGKIPEVILDNTDRNRTSPFAFTGNKFEFRAVGSSANCSNAMTTLNTIVAKQLRDFKVEVDALIDSKAMKKDDAIFNVLREYIKVSKDILFEGDGYSEAWEKEAKKRGLSNFKTTPEALKARASKQALDLFSELGIMNHVEVEARYEIELEEYTKKIQIESRVLGDISKNHVIPTAIRYQNTLIENVKGLKDIFGKEFESIAKEQIGLIKEISTHIEGINAKVEEMRNERKNANALNNAQKTAEAYCNKVKPYFEIIRNHCDKLELLVDNELWTLTKYRELLFTK from the coding sequence ATGTCAACAATACGTTTTCAAGCATTAAGAGAGGCTTCTAATAGAAAAGCGGTTCATTTTGAAGAAACCAATAGAAAATCAAGCATTTTTGGAACAAATGTTTTTAACGAAAAGGCAATGAAGCAATATTTGACTTCAGATGCTTTTAAAGCTGTACAAGGAGCTATTGAACATGGAACAAAAATAGACAGAAAATTGGCTGATTATATCGCGATGGGTATGAAAGAGTGGGCTTTGGCTAAAGGAGTTACTCATTATACACACTGGTTTCAGCCTCTAACAGGAACAACAGCTGAGAAACATGACGCTTTTTTTGAAACTTCTTTTGATGGAAGTGATCCGGTAGAGAAATTTGGGGGAGCACAATTGGTTCAACAAGAACCGGATGCTTCCAGTTTTCCAAACGGAGGAATCAGGAATACTTTTGAAGCCCGAGGATACACGGCTTGGGATCCAACTTCTCCAGCATTTATATATGGTACTACCTTATGTATTCCTACCGTTTTTATTTCTTATACAGGAGAAGCATTAGATAACAAAATTCCTTTATTAAGAGCTTTGGCTGTTATGGATGAAGCGGCTACTGAAGTTTGTCGTTATTTTGATAAGAATGTCAAAAAAGTTACAGCAACCTTAGGTTGGGAACAAGAATATTTCCTGGTAGATAAGGCTTTGGCGCATTCTCGTCCTGATTTGATGATGACAGGAAGAACTTTGTTAGGGCATACATCGGCAAAAGGTCAACAATTAGATGATCATTATTTTGGGTCAATTCCTACTCGCGCTTTGACTTATATGCGTGATTTGGAACAAGAATGTATGTTGCTTGGAATTCCGGTTAAAACGCGTCATAATGAAGTTGCGCCAAATCAATTTGAGTTAGCACCAATTTTCGAAGAAACAAATCTGGCTGTGGATCATAACTGTCTTTTGATGGATATTATGCAAAAAGTAGCCGAACGTCATGATTTTAAAGTGTTGTTGCATGAAAAACCTTTTAAAGGTGTAAATGGTTCCGGGAAACACAACAACTGGTCATTGGCAACTGACACTGGAGTGAATCTATTGAGTCCTAGTAAAACTCCAATGAGTAATTTGCAGTTCTTGACTTTCTTTATTAATACCATCAAAGCGGTAAATGATTATGAAGAATTGTTGCGTGCTTCGATTGCAACGGCTAGCAATGACCATCGTTTAGGAGCTAATGAAGCGCCGCCTGCAATCATTTCGGTATTTATTGGAGAACAACTGACTAAAGTTTTGGCTGAATTAGAAAGTGTAACCACAGGAAAATTATCTCCAGAAGAAAAAACCGATTTAAAATTAAACGTAGTAGGGAAAATTCCAGAGGTAATTTTAGATAATACCGATAGAAACAGAACATCACCTTTTGCTTTTACAGGAAATAAATTTGAGTTTAGAGCGGTAGGTTCTTCAGCAAATTGTTCGAATGCAATGACTACTTTAAATACCATTGTTGCTAAGCAATTGAGAGATTTTAAAGTGGAAGTTGATGCTTTGATTGATTCAAAAGCAATGAAAAAAGATGATGCTATTTTTAATGTTTTGAGAGAGTATATCAAGGTTTCAAAAGATATTCTTTTTGAAGGTGACGGTTATAGCGAGGCCTGGGAAAAAGAAGCTAAGAAAAGAGGATTGAGTAATTTTAAAACAACACCTGAAGCCCTAAAAGCTAGAGCATCAAAACAAGCACTTGATTTGTTTTCTGAATTAGGAATTATGAATCATGTGGAAGTGGAAGCACGCTACGAAATTGAATTAGAAGAATACACTAAGAAAATCCAAATTGAAAGTAGGGTTTTAGGAGATATTTCGAAAAATCATGTTATCCCAACAGCTATTCGTTATCAAAATACTTTGATTGAAAATGTAAAAGGCTTGAAAGATATTTTTGGAAAAGAATTTGAATCAATTGCTAAAGAGCAAATTGGTTTGATAAAAGAGATTTCTACTCATATCGAAGGTATCAATGCTAAAGTTGAGGAGATGCGTAATGAAAGAAAAAATGCGAATGCTTTGAATAATGCTCAAAAAACAGCTGAAGCTTATTGTAATAAAGTAAAACCGTATTTTGAAATCATTAGAAACCACTGTGATAAATTAGAGTTGTTAGTTGATAATGAATTATGGACACTAACTAAATACAGAGAGTTATTGTTTACTAAATAA
- a CDS encoding glutamine synthetase beta-grasp domain-containing protein → MAKIKLEYLWLDGYEPTQNLRSKTKVEEHENFQGTLEEIGNWSFDGSSTKQAEGGSSDCLLVPVAIYPDPERINGWLVMCEVMNADGTPHPSNGRATIDDDNDDFWFGFEQEYFIMDTKTLLPLGFPVGGYPAPQGMYYCSVGGKNTHGRKLVEEHANLCIDAGINFEGINQEVACGQWEFQLFAKGAKKAGDEIWVARYLLDRLTEKYGYYIEYHPKPLGDTDWNGSGMHANFSNEVLRTCGSQETYERICEAFRPVTKEHIAVYGAYNEQRLTGKHETASINDFSYGVSDRGCSIRIPLMTVQKGWKGWLEDRRPASNGDPYKIAARIIKTVKSAL, encoded by the coding sequence ATGGCAAAAATAAAGTTAGAGTACCTTTGGTTAGATGGTTACGAACCAACTCAAAATCTTAGAAGTAAAACAAAAGTTGAAGAACACGAAAACTTTCAAGGAACTTTAGAAGAAATAGGAAACTGGTCTTTTGACGGTTCTTCTACAAAACAAGCTGAAGGTGGTTCATCTGATTGTCTATTAGTACCAGTTGCTATCTATCCAGATCCAGAGCGTATTAACGGATGGTTAGTAATGTGTGAGGTTATGAATGCTGATGGAACTCCACATCCTTCTAACGGAAGAGCTACTATTGATGATGACAATGATGATTTCTGGTTTGGTTTCGAACAAGAGTACTTCATCATGGATACTAAAACTTTATTACCATTAGGTTTCCCTGTAGGTGGATACCCTGCTCCACAAGGAATGTACTACTGTTCAGTAGGTGGAAAAAACACTCACGGAAGAAAATTAGTTGAAGAGCACGCTAACTTATGTATTGATGCTGGAATCAACTTTGAAGGAATCAACCAAGAGGTTGCTTGTGGACAATGGGAATTCCAATTATTCGCTAAAGGAGCTAAAAAAGCAGGTGATGAAATCTGGGTTGCTCGTTACTTATTAGATCGTTTGACTGAGAAATATGGTTACTATATTGAATACCATCCAAAACCACTAGGAGATACTGACTGGAATGGTTCTGGTATGCACGCTAACTTCTCTAACGAAGTATTAAGAACATGTGGTTCTCAAGAAACTTACGAGAGAATTTGTGAGGCTTTCCGTCCTGTAACTAAAGAGCATATTGCTGTTTACGGAGCTTACAATGAGCAACGTTTAACTGGTAAACACGAAACTGCTTCTATCAACGACTTCTCTTACGGAGTATCTGACAGAGGATGTTCTATCCGTATTCCTTTGATGACTGTTCAAAAAGGATGGAAAGGATGGCTAGAAGACAGAAGACCAGCTTCTAACGGTGATCCATACAAAATTGCTGCAAGAATTATCAAAACAGTTAAATCTGCTTTGTAA
- a CDS encoding TerC family protein, producing MIVWICFISAILLFLALDLGIFNKTPHEISSKEAGKWTGIWVSLSFLFSTVVYWLYSNNYVANPDQLKPMAATIKYITGYLIELSLSIDNIFVIAIIFSSFRIPKKYQHRVLFWGIIGAIAFRGLMIYFGVMIINKFAWTTYLFGAFLIYTAIKMLITKEDHEYDPHNSVIYKYLKKLTPITTKIDGEHFFIKINNTNTATPLFVALILIEVMDIIFALDSVPAILAITSDPFLVFSSNIFAILGLRSMYFFLANMLEKFSYLEYSLIAILSFVGFKMIFHKFVNLPEWASLAFIAVALLSGIIVSIQKDKRNKKA from the coding sequence ATGATAGTTTGGATTTGCTTCATAAGTGCTATTTTATTATTCCTGGCTTTAGATTTGGGAATTTTCAACAAAACGCCTCACGAAATCAGCTCAAAAGAAGCCGGAAAATGGACCGGAATTTGGGTTTCATTGTCTTTCCTTTTTTCAACTGTAGTTTACTGGTTGTATAGTAACAACTACGTAGCAAACCCTGATCAGCTAAAACCTATGGCTGCTACAATAAAGTATATCACAGGTTATCTTATCGAACTTTCATTAAGTATTGATAATATTTTTGTAATTGCTATTATCTTTTCTTCTTTTAGAATTCCAAAAAAATACCAACACCGTGTTTTATTTTGGGGAATCATTGGAGCCATTGCATTTAGAGGACTCATGATTTATTTTGGAGTAATGATTATCAATAAATTCGCCTGGACAACTTATTTATTTGGAGCCTTTTTGATTTACACAGCCATCAAAATGCTAATTACAAAAGAAGACCACGAATACGACCCTCACAATTCTGTAATATACAAATACTTAAAAAAACTAACCCCTATTACTACAAAAATAGACGGCGAACATTTTTTTATAAAAATCAACAATACCAATACCGCAACCCCATTATTTGTAGCCTTGATTCTTATTGAGGTTATGGACATTATCTTTGCCTTAGATAGCGTACCGGCTATTTTAGCCATTACCTCCGATCCGTTTCTGGTATTTAGTTCGAATATTTTTGCCATTTTAGGACTGCGTTCCATGTATTTCTTTTTAGCCAATATGCTGGAAAAATTCAGCTATCTGGAATACAGTTTGATTGCCATTTTAAGTTTTGTAGGATTCAAAATGATTTTCCACAAATTTGTCAATCTGCCGGAATGGGCTTCTTTAGCTTTTATCGCAGTGGCGCTACTCTCAGGAATCATTGTCTCAATACAAAAAGACAAACGAAACAAAAAAGCATAA